Within the Cherax quadricarinatus isolate ZL_2023a chromosome 39, ASM3850222v1, whole genome shotgun sequence genome, the region AGGATAAACGAGGACTATGACGCAGAGGACCATCACACGGGTGACCGTGAGACAGCAACCCACACAATAGGTTCCTGAGGCCATGACGCAGCAACCCACACAATAGATCCCTGGAGAGAATAACAACGGCTAGGCAAAAGCACACGTaaacaccacctactaccaaaCCAGTTATGAGTTACACTCCTTAACTGATGCTTGCTTCCAGCACTACAccaagacaattttttttttaatttatgaaaACTGGGTACACctgctgtgtgttgctacactattctaggtGGAAGTCACACGGTAGGAACACCCGAAGTGTGCGGTGTTCTTTGTAACAGATGCATTGTGACTGGGAACACCAAAATTTCCATACTAGGGAAGCTCAGCGGTGGCTGTCTGGTTGATAGCGAAGGGGGCACGAGACTAGTTTCAAGGCTGCATTATTCTGGTTGAAAGAGAAGTGGGGGGCAGGAGACTAGTTTTGAGTCTCCCCTGTCTCTTAGCTCCGTCCCTTCTTTATGGCAACACCCACAATGTGTTGCTGCTCAATTCATTATGACAATTCCATTGTGGAAACTCGCAGTATGCAGGTATCCaactctacatgatagttacattgtgggaagaaATTCTTGGTGtattttctctgtcatattccatcacacaagatgggcgTTATGCATAAAGTAAGGAAAAGTGTCAACATAATTTAGGATACTTCAGTAGAGCGACGAGGATATCGTCATACATTGTACTAGGAATTCAGCAGCAATGGCAGCTTCAGAGattcttccagcagagctgaagTTACTGTTACATGAGAGTTACCATCTCTCAGCATGACCAATTCCACAAATCTCCACTAACGAGCTTGGGGAAGAGGGATTGGAGTCTTTGAACAGTATGAGGCcagaaataaagataataatgaCATTTATCGTTATAATTGTTGTTATATTCATGGGAGAGAGCTAAACTCGAGGGagtcatacagagtctaaagAACGGGAGATAATCCAGTTCTTTGTTCCAAGAGACCTTGCATGCAAGTAAGAGATAAATattcccgaatctgcacacagaaatcactccctacgaaagtaaaagactgggcaggcgatggaaAATACCCcgccaattaaaagtaggggcgccattggtacactaagagaaaacaccgtaagtgttcggggcccaagactgttcaacagcctcccagtaagcataaggagaattaccaataggcccctggctgcctttaagagggagctggacagatacctaaagtcagtgccggatcagccgggctgtggttcgtacgttggactacgtgcggccagcagtaacagcctggttgatcaggccctgatccaccgggaggcctggtcgtgaaccgggcagtggggacgttgatccccggaataacctccaggtagactccaggtccaggtatatAAAGAAATGGAACAGCAGTGCTCGAGTTTTCCTGTATTGGGCCACGTGACCAGCTATCAGTGTGGTAGGTTTTTGGTAACGTGGTGAGATACTGACTATTAGTTATGAACAACATTAGATTTTTTAAGCAGTAATAAAAAGTTGAACAGAAAAACAATTCAAAGTACAAGAGTTTAATTTGTGCTagttattaaattaaaaaaaaaaaaagtcaaaggcTGGTCGCATTCTAGTCAACTGAGTCGCAATAATTCCACATCCAAGAGATAAATTTAGCGAGGAACCAGGAGACCTTGGGAAACAATCTGAGGGTCCTGATATGTGGACCCCGACTGGTTCCCGGATCCCCTCGCCTGGGAGGGAGGCTAACGCATGGCGATGATGCGTCTGGGGatgcatgattattattattataatcaaaaagaagcgctaagccacaaggactatacagctgggGATGCATGAACAGTTGGTACTATAAATCTTAAGAGCTCTTGAACCTGTAGGATAGGAGTGTTAATGTAATCAAAGCTACAGCTGCTGTTAACAACGACATCGGTAAacactttctatttttttttttttttttgagaatataGAAAATGTTGCAGaatgaaataaataaaataataaagaatgaaaaggcaataccgtgactggaataatacacaaataacccgcacataggtgaATGGAACTTATGAATAAGCTGATACTAATATCAAAGTTAACCAGAACTCGCGACCATGAGTTCAAGTGGAATAAATTCGGATTTATAAAGAAAAAATTATAGCACTAGAATGTAAGAGTAATAATAGTAACTGTTGAAGAAGCattggtattagtagtagtagcagtaacaatataAATAGAAGTATAAATAgatgtagcagtaacaacagtaggagtagttgcaacaacagtagtaaaatCAATGATAATGACACGAATAATAATCTACCTCACACACGGCCTCTCCCACAGGGGCCAACAAGTACTGTTTAGACAAGAACTACGGAGGCTTCCTTATCATCTGGGACCGGCTCTTCGGTACATTCGCCGCTGAGAAAGACGATGAAGAGATTGTTTACGGTCTTGTTGACCAGCCACAAGCCTCGAGCATCTTGTATCTCCAGGTAAGGTTTCCACTTTCTCGGGCACACGCAAAATTAGAACCTCGATTCTGTATGGAGTATGAGAGCATAGATTTCCTACGAAGAATTAGAGCCTCGATTCTCACGGCGAATTAAGGCTCGATTTTGATGAAGTACCTGGGCCCTGATTCCCATGAAGGATTGGGGCTTGAATTCGACGGAGGATTAGGGCTTTGATTCCCTATAGAGAATTCAAGAGAGGATTTCCATGGAGGGTAAGAACATGGATTACTGTGTATTATAAGATGTTTCGGTATTATAGTGGCAGTTCATTTGTGTAGTTTATCAACGTCGTATTGTTGTTACTGAagtgtaagataagattttctcgGATTTTtagccccggagggttagccacccaggataacccaataaagtcagtgcgtcacccaggactgtctgtcttatttccgttggggccttcagtcttgtccccagggtgtgacccacaccagtcgactaacacccaggtacctatttgctgctaagtGAACCGGACAACAGGTattaggaaacgtgtcgaaatatttAGACCCTCCGGGAATCGGACCCGGGCCCTCTGCATGTGAAGGGAGAGCTTTGCCAGTGAGGCCACTGGGTCACCCGTGTCATTTACGTAATTTACGTAAATATCAACTCCAACGACGCAAAACAGTTATTTTATGTCTTAGTTCGGGGGGAACAGAGTGaacaaataaataataatatctttgtttaaatggtagttgtaatgtgaggcctggtggtggttgtgaaatTATGTGAAGAGGTCTTCTACCACGAAGTTTGGTCTGAGGTAACAGCTTGTTGATAGCCTTGttacccaggctgttactggttgGGGCGGCAATGCTTGCCTGCAGTACTTGGCGGCTGGTGCAGTGTGAGGCTGATGTAGCACTCATAGAATCGCTATTTATATAGTTTTCGTCTTCCTTCAAGTAAAGACAAAAATAAAGATCCCCATATTTATGGTAGCATAAGATTGTTAGTGCGATTTAAGAACACCTGAATCTGAGAAAAAGAACAATGGCGTTGCCAAAACATTTTTCATCTCCAATTCTTAAGTTGTGTGAAATGTTCGAGTCATGGAATTGTGTCTTATATTTTTCTCTCATTTTCTATTAATCTCACTCACATATTTATTTATCTCTGCAGTTCTTCTACATCCGAGATATAATAAAGAAAGCCAGGAGCCAGGAGACCTGGGGAAACACCCTGAGGGCCCTGATGTACGGACCCGGCTGGTCCCCCGGGTCCCCTCGTCTCGGGAACATGGACTCCTTCAAGGACGTCAAGGCCCCCAGGGCTAAGTACGATCCCTACCTGCCTCTCTGGAACAAATATTACATTGCCACGCACTACCTTGTAACTCTCTTCCTACAACAAGTGTTGACGTTCAACCTTAAGGTAAGACGATGTTAGAGTCTTGAGAACCTTTACCTGTTGCCTTGTCTTGTTTGGATCTTTCTGTGTTCTATTTGATCTATTCTCCCCCCTTCTCTGTCTTTCCCTTATGTACCAACGCAAAATAAAGCGTAACATGTACCATTTTCTAAAAAACTAATTGTCATTAGAATATGTTTGCATTTTTGCATAAACTTCCCCAGCAAAATGTAATCACATGCCTAAATTTGACTTACTGCATTTAGGACCGTTATTGTATTTATGTAATTGCTTTAGAGAATTAAATTCCTAAAATCAAGTACTTAGATCTCATGTTATTCAAGAGGTAAGCCAATGTCTTTCACGTTAGCTTGTTAGGGGAAGCCTAGCTAAGGCAGTAGTGTTTCAGGCGATTACCAGGAGGATCAGACCTTCATTATATCTTGCTATGAATAATCTGCGgggatataataacaataataataataataataataataataataataataataataataataataataataatagctgtaATAATTAAACCGTCTCTCTTACACGTTGCTCACTAAGTCCTCAACTCACCTTAGTATATATCCCTTAGAAATGCACACCACTCTGTGTATGTACCCCTAGAAATAGATACATTGCACTACTGTGTATAATATACTCTGTCTTTCAAGGATTAAACCAGTGAATAAATTCTAGGTACTAGCCAGGATAATGCCTCTGACCCTCTCGTTTGTTTCAGTCCTACACGCTGGGGACGTCCCTCATGATATTCGGATTTATTCTGGTCACATTATGTAACATCTCGTCCATGTACGACTACTGGATGTGGGCTGGTTTCGTGGAGGTGGCCCGCTGTGTCTGTTTCATAGTGTACGCCCGCACCACACCCGTCACCGGTCACCCTGCTGTTGACACCTTCCTCCAGATCTGCTTCTTCGTCTCCATGATGCTTTGGACCTTCAGAACTATGTTGCTCACCCACGATACCAGCAAGAAGATCAAGTTTTTGTGAAGGAGTATGATCCTTGACATCATGTTATTGAAGTTTTTTGGGATGAGATGGTCCCTGGACGTCGGGTTTTAAAGGTCCCTCAAGTTTTTATGAGTGAGATAGTTCTCGAGGCAAAGTTTTAAAGGATTTTCAAGTTCTTGTGATTGAGGTTGTATCCAGCATCAAGTTTTGAAGGTCTCTGAAGCTTCTGTGAGTGATTTTTTCCCCAGACGTCAAATTTTCAATCTCCTTCAAGCTCTTGTGAATGAGGTGGTCCCCGTGTCAAATTTTCGGAATTCTTCATCCTCCCGTGAGTTGGTTCCTGAAGTCAAAATCCTCCAAGATCTGTAAATGACAGTGTCTCCTCCTAGTACCTTCAAATCCTGGAGACACGGTTCTTAACACAGCCGCCGGGAGACATACCAGCAAATGCCTTTCTAGAGGATTAATGGTTGATATTTGCACTATTGTAAATGCATGAATTCTGTGATGCGAGTGTTATACATTTTTATGTACTGTGAAATGAAATAACTACCTGTTTCTGTTTGTGTTACAgtgtaaatatttatttactcTCTGTATTACACACGAGTCTATATTAATATTACGAATAATAATTATACCTAATATAAATCCTAAAAAAAGTAAATTGTAgagttattatttttaataaataagcaattattatttttagtaaatAAGCTGGTAGCTGCCTAATTGTTTCAGACTGAGGAATTTGTAATTTCAGATTCCATGTTTGAAGATTCCGATGTTCACTACAGAATTATCCTTTATGTAGCAGCTGTTAAATATTGTTGTATACTTTGTAACCTTGTCTGTAGCCACACCTTTGTAACTTTTTATGTAGCTATATACTTTGTAACCTTGTGAGTAACTATATACAGTTATCTTGTCGCAGATGACAACTATTCAGTATTCCCCTCAGATGGTAGCCATTAATACACTCGTGCAAGCTCGTTCGCATGGTCACTCTCAGATCGGAGTAATATTGTGTTGAGACAACTTATCCTCATTGTTTGTCATATTTTCAAGAcaggaggattattattataatcaaaaagaagcgctaagccacaagggctatacagcacaagACAGGAGGAgctggaggggaggtggggagagaagagtgcTGTTGTCTCCTGTCTCACGTCTTCAGGTGGGAGCTGCAGCAGGACCACAGACAGTAGTTTTGTGTTAATCAGTTGATTTAGACAGTCAAGTGTACGTTATATTTATTTGGGATGCCTTCAAGGCAGCTTACAATTTCTTTTTCTGCCCTGACCAGAGCttcgttcattttttttttttttcaacaagtcggtcgtctcccaccgaggcagggtgacccaaaaaaagaaagaaaatccccaaaaagaaaatactttcatcatcattcaacactttcaccacactcacacattatcactgcttttgcagaggtgctcagaatacaacagtttagaagcatatacgtataaagatacacaacatatccctccaaactgccaatatcccaaaccactcctttaaagtgcaggcattgtacttcccatttccaggactcaagtccgactatatgaaaataaccggtttccctgaatcccttcactaaatattaccctgctcacactccaacagatcgtcaggtcccaagtatcattcgtctccattcactcctatctaacacgctcatgcacgcttgctggaagtccaagcccctcacccacaaaacctcctttaccccctctttccaaccctttcgaggacgacccctacccctctttccttcccctatagatttatatgctttccatgtcattctactttgatccattccatGACCAGGTTCCTCTTACCAGATTTGTCTTCCatgtttctactactactattttctTCCTTTGCTAAGATCCCCACTTCTTTTCACTAATTCTCCCAGTGGACGTCAGTGAAAGATAAGTAACTTTGCTATTACTCCGGCTCGAAATGTTTGCACTGcttgaaatgctttgcataatatAGGGCTTTCGTTAGAATATGTAATACAATGCTTTCTTAAAGCGATGACCAGCCTGCAACCATATAAATTTTAAAACCATCCAATGCAACCTCAATATATTCTGATGCAATAAATatctttatctttttttttttgcttgtccACGTTATGGTCTCCACTTCCAATATCTAATCCTACCAAGGGATCCCACTGGCAATAAGTCACATTGTTAGATTTTAATAGATTATCCTTGGTTCTTCAGGATAAGTGCAGGTTTATTGAGAGTCTCctccagataactactgcagtcattgatgagattaagacacatgtgcaacatctgggtatctttattgtagacgtttcgccatccagtggctttatcaatacaaattctaggacataacttgaagacagtagaactatgtacagaagatgaggtaatcagtccctcaacctaggagtaggtgcgaagagcaccatagtcgtggagattctgaagcagaagaaaggagcctggcgcttatatagtaacgtcaggtgtagcagacgagggcatattcactggtaggcgggattccccagtggaagtaggtccttcccaaagagatgggttagttgtagtagtcctcagaattaagattccatgatgttgcagtgtctgacaagttgtgtacgaaattaagattccatgatgttgcagtgtcagacactgcaacatcatggaatcttaatttcGTACACTACTGCAGTCATTGTAATGTTGGGTGTAAGGACACTAGTGCAACTaatacattttattgtggcattaTTTACACTTGTATCCTTCTACctcacatactgtcggtaattctatcaacatcGTTGTAGTTGTGTTTAATCCATATATTGTTCTATTTATGCGCCCATGTTATCTGTGTGCTCTCAGTACTATTGTCAAAAAATGAATGGTATATGTTATGTACACAAAAgactaaataaaaaaatatttaatactaGACTCATTCATTGGCCGTGCCAGCCATCACTGTCtgaaaatcccctgcatgaggagaaGGACGTTAAAGAGTGGGGCGCTGACgtctccttcctcggatcaaacctgtactgccttcactgaatgacccctatgggtttagagctttcCCATGAAGATGGGGATAATACTTCTCCCTCTGGTCATTCACTTCCCCTATCTCTTAAGTTTAGTTTCTACTGCGCAAACTTCATTCCGCTGACGTTTCCGGCATTCCATTAAGGTTTCCGGCATTTCACTGTGGTTTCTGGCATTCCACTGTGGTTTCTGGCATTCCACTGTGGTTTCTGGCATTCCACTGTGGTTTCTGGCATTCCACTGTGGTTTCTGGCATTCCACTGCGGTTTCCGGCATTCCAATGTGGTTTCCGGCATTCCACTGTGGTTTCCGGCATTCCACTGCGGTTTCCGGCATTCCACTGTGGTTTCCGGTATTCCACTGTGGTTTCCGGCATTCCACTGTGGCATCCCGCTTGGAGATCCACAGAATCTATAGTATCTGATATAGATGAAGGATTCACCTTGCTGTTGACAGGATATATACTCTAAAGGCTGGGGAGGACCTACTTAGAAACTAAcaaagcttaagcttcagggccgctacccctcaaagaaggttccttgacgctgatgaggagctcttgatctagcgaattggatctgtgctccagttccctgaattgagcctgaatgccttccatgccccccccctccacatgcgctgtataatcctatgggtttagcgctcccccatgattataatattaattcAAGTCCCCAAATCCCGGAGGGGCTCCAGAAGCCACTGTAGTCCACAATGCTAAAAAATtctgggtctactgtatgagaaaggtttttcttttttaaaatattaataaaattgtGTAATTCAATACAAAATAACAGTTGAAATAAAAATTAGAACGTTATTAAAGTATCATGTAGATTAGCTGTTACTGGTTGCGAAGGCGCCCCAAAAACGTAGGTCCGCCA harbors:
- the LOC128696248 gene encoding alkylglycerol monooxygenase-like, with translation MGSVNVEEMFSLRRLGTLFYVVSPSNSTFEKVEDVPNYTNEAIPWFIVTVVLEHVCGLLMGKKVGRLNDNLVSLGTAILYESVKLLTKWFEMSGYLWIYQYRFFDIPWNSPAAWWAGFLAADFVYYWFHRASHEVSVIWSWHQVHHSHEDYNVTVALRQSMFQRLCALGYYQPMALLGVPLPAICVHFHLNLLVQFIIHTELIGKCGPLEWIINTPSHHRVHHGANKYCLDKNYGGFLIIWDRLFGTFAAEKDDEEIVYGLVDQPQASSILYLQFFYIRDIIKKARSQETWGNTLRALMYGPGWSPGSPRLGNMDSFKDVKAPRAKYDPYLPLWNKYYIATHYLVTLFLQQVLTFNLKSYTLGTSLMIFGFILVTLCNISSMYDYWMWAGFVEVARCVCFIVYARTTPVTGHPAVDTFLQICFFVSMMLWTFRTMLLTHDTSKKIKFL